The genomic DNA TTCTGTCATGCGACGCTTCCTGCTCATGTCTAAATCTGATAGCGCGCCGATCGCCGGACGTGATGCAGATCGTTCAATCATCGCGGCGAGCGCGATGTCAGGCGAAGAGCGCAAGAAGCGGTGCTACGGCCTTCTGCCAGCTGTCACGCGCTTCAAGCCGGCCGATCCAGCCCGCGATTCTGGGGAATTCGTCCAGCGAAATCCCCGCTTGGTCGCGATACATGAATGTGGTCGCCAGATAGAAGTCGGCAAGGCTGAGTGCGCCTGCAATCCAATCCTTATCGTCGAGTCCGGTTTCCAGAACGGCAAGGAACTGATCGGTGGCTTTCCGTTCCGCTTCGACCACAGTAGGATCAGGATCGCCCATGCCGAATTTCTCTTTGAGGAACAGCTCAAAGGACAACTTCTGCATCGCCGGGCCTAGGTGGATGGCTTGCCACCAGGCCCACTGATCGACGAGGGCCCGCGTCTTGAGGCCATCAGGATAGAGCCCTGCCTCGGGCCGGATCCCGGCCAGATAGGCACAGATCGCCCGGGACTCCCAGAGCACGAAATTCCCGTCCTCCAAAACAGGCACCTTTGCATTTGAATTGCGGGCAAGAAATTCCGCCGCGCGGTTGTCCCC from Sulfitobacter sp. THAF37 includes the following:
- a CDS encoding glutathione S-transferase family protein; the encoded protein is MLENVMRLYNANFSPNALRVRAVAHELGVELEIVEVDIRAGDNRAAEFLARNSNAKVPVLEDGNFVLWESRAICAYLAGIRPEAGLYPDGLKTRALVDQWAWWQAIHLGPAMQKLSFELFLKEKFGMGDPDPTVVEAERKATDQFLAVLETGLDDKDWIAGALSLADFYLATTFMYRDQAGISLDEFPRIAGWIGRLEARDSWQKAVAPLLALFA